The following nucleotide sequence is from uncultured Roseateles sp..
AGGTGATGAACTCGCCCTGCTGCACCTGCAGATCGATGTCGCGCAGCGCATGGAAGCTGCCCTTGCGGGTGTTGAACACCATCTCGACCGCTTGCACATCAATAAAAGGGGTGGTCATGATCGGCTCCTTAGTCGTCGAATGAGAAGCGCCGGGCCACGGCCATCAGCAGCTGTTCCAGGGCCAGGCCCACGATGCCGATCACGAAGATGGCGATGATGATGTGCTGGACGTTGAGGTTGTTCCACTCGTCCCAGACCCAGAAGCCTATGCCCACGCCGCCGGTCAGCATCTCGGCCGCGACGATCACCAGCCAGGCCGTACCCACCGACAGGCGCACGCCGGTCAGCATGTAGGGCAGCACCGCCGGGAACAGGATGCGCGTCATCACCTTCCACTCGCTCAAGTTCAGCACCCGGGCCACGTTCAGATAGTCCTGCGGCACACGCTGCACGCCGACGGCCGTGTTGACCACCATGGGCCAGATCGAGCAGATGAAGATGGTCCAGATCGCGGCCGGGTTGGCGCTCTTGAACACCAAGAGACCGATAGGCAGCCAGGCCAGCGGCGACACCGGCTTGAGCAGGCTGATCAGCGGCGACAGCATGCGGTTCAGAAAGCCGAAGCGGCCGATCATGAAGCCCAAGGGAATGCCCACCAGCGCCGCCAGGCCGAAGCCCAGGGCCACCCGCTGCAGCGAGAACAGGATGTTCCAGCCAATGCCCTGGTCATTGGGCCCCTTGCTGTAGAACGGGTCGGCGAACAGCTTGACCGCCGCATCGAAGGTGGCGGCCGGCGTCGGGAAGGCGCCGCCCTTCAACGTCAGCAGTGCCCAGAGGCCCACCATCAGGGCCAGGCCCAGCACCGGCGGCACGATCTGCAGCCACAGGCCGCGCCAGTCGAAGGGCTGGCGTGGCGCCCGTGATTCGACCGGCTTGGCCGCAACGACAACAGGTGCAGTCTTGGCCGCAGCAGCGGCCTCCAAGGCAGCTTCGCGGGGGGAGTGGAATACGGCACTGACCATGATGAGCTCCTAGGCACGAACCTTGAACGAATCCGCGTACTTGGCCGGCTCCTTGCCGTCCCAGACCAGGCCGTCCATCAACTTGGACGAGCGCATCGCGTCCTTGGGCACGCTGACCTTGAGCTGGGCGGCGGCCTCCTTGTACAGATCGATCTGGTTGATCTGCTTGGCCACGGCCAGGTAGTCGGGGTGCTCCTTCAGCAGGCCCCAGCGCTTGTGCTGGGTCAGGAACCACATGCCGTCGCTGAGGTAGGGGAAGTTCACCGCCCCGTCGTTGAAGAACTTCATGTAGTTCGGGTCGTCCCAGGTCTTGCCGAGACCGTTCTGGTAGCGGCCCAGGATGCGCTGGTTGATCGCATCGACGCTGGTGTTGACGTAGGCCTTGTCGGCAATCGTCTCGGCCATCTTCAGCTTGTTCTGCAGGCCGGCGTCTATCCAGCGGCTGGCTTCCAGCACGGCCATGATCACGGCCCGCGCGGTGTTGGGGTACTTCTTGACGAAGTCGCCGGTGGTGCCCAGCACCTTCTCGGGATGGTCTTTCCAGATGTCCTGGGTGGTGGTGGCGGTGATGCCTATGCCGTCCATGATGGCGCGGTGGTTCCAGGGCTCGCCGACGCAGAAGCCATCCATATTGCCGACGCGCATATTGGCCACCATCTGCGGCGGGGGCACGGTGATGACCTTGGCATCCTTCATCGGGTTGATGCCGTTGGCCGCCATCCAGTAGTACAACCACATCGCATGGGTGCCGGTGGGGAAGGTCTGGGCAAAGGTGTACTCGCGCTTGTCGGTGGCCATCAGCTTGGCCAGGCTGGCACCATCGACGGCACCCTTGTCCGCCAGCTTCTTGCTCAGGGTGATGGCCTGGCCGTTGTTGTTCAAGGTCATCAGCACGGCCATGTCCTTCTTGGCGCCGCTTAGCCCCAAGTGCACGCCGTAGATCAGGCCGTAGAGCACATGGGCCATGTCCAGCTCGCCATTGACCAGCTTGTCACGCACGCCGGCCCAGGAGGCTTCCTTGGTCGGGATGATCTTGATGCCGTACTTCTTGTCGAAACCCAGGGCCGCGGCCATCACCACCGAGGCGCAGTCGGTCAGCGGGATGAAGCCTATGCGCACCTCCTCCTTCTCGGGCTTGTCCGAGCCGGCAGCCCAGGCACCGGCCGAGGTGGCCAGCCCTGCGGCAGCGGCCGCACCACCGACCAACAGCTTGCGTCGCTCTTCACTCATGAGCCCCTCCTTGCGTACCAGGTTCGTCATCAGATCCTCCGAGACAGAAATACAGCCAGAAATGCAAAAAGGCGCCGCGGGCAGCCACCGCTCGAACCAAAGCCGAGAAGCACTGACCGGACGCCTTTGTCCAGAACTTGAAATTCAGGGGCTCACGCCGTTGCGAGCCTTGCTACTCGACTTGCAGGATGCGTGCCAGGCCTTTGGCCGGCTTTCGGCCGTGAATTGAGCCGCCATTCGCACCGTTTGATGGCGGCGGGTACCGCGGGCGCGCCGATTTGGTGCGCCGCAGCATGAAACCATGCACTCAGATTGATCTCAGCAAATCCTGAGCGTCGATGATGCGTTGCGCCACATCGGCCAGTGTCACGCCCCGGTCCATCGCCAGCTTGCGCATGCGTTGGTAGGCGGCGTCCTCGTCCAGACCGCTTTCGGTCATCAGCACGCCCTTGGCCCGCTCTATGGTCTTGCGCGCGGCCAACTGGGCCTGGGCCTTGCCGAGCTGCTGGCGCAGGGCCAGGTCCTGCTCGAAGCGCGCCATCGCCACCTGCAGGACCGGGGCCAGGCGTTCCGGCGTCAGGCCGGCCACCACGTAGGCACTGACGCCAGCGCTGAGAGCCTGGCGCATGGGGTCGCCGCTGGCGTCCTCTGAAAACATCACCACCGGCCGCGGCATGCGGGCGTTCAGCGTGGCCAGGTTCTCCAGCGTGTCGCGGGTGGGCGATTCGCTGTCGACGATCACCACGTCGGGCTGCAGGCGCAGCACGCAGTCATGGATCAAGGTCGCCTGCTCGATCACGCCGACCACCTCGCAGCCCAGGCGCGCCAACTCCTGCCGGATCAGCTGGACGCGGTGGGCCCCGTCATCGATCAGCAGGACGCGCAGTGTGGGGGAGAGGGTGTCGGCGGCGTGGGGCATGGTGGTGTGCGAGGAAGACCTCGCAACTTCCATGCCCATGCTCAGGCCGTCATCAGGGCATTGGGGTGTGGTCCTTGCAGGGCGGCTTGGCAAAAGCGTCGATGACGCCAGCGATGCCGGTCGGGTCGATTGCCGTGATGATGATCATGTCGAGGTCCTTGATCAGGTCGGCGGTGTAGAACAGCATCTGCCGCGCCGCCCATTCCCGGGCAATGTGTTTGTAGTCGGCCGAATCGCGGGGGTACCTGGCGGCGATCTTGGCCTCGATGTCGGCGCTCGAAATGGACGCCAGATTCTTCTCTGACAGCAGCAGGAAGTTGATGATGTCGTTCGACAGTACCGCCAGGGCCTGTGCCAGCTCATCGGCCGTCTTGGCTGCCTCGTAGGCCTCCTTGGCGGTCATCACCCCGACCTTGGCTTCGCCGATCGCGCCCGCCGTGGCGAAGGAGCCGATCATCATCGCCGAGCTGACCACCATATTGCCGATGGTGTTGACGCATTGGTTGGCGTTGCTGGCGCAGGCCGCGGCACCGCAATCGGCGATGCCCGCGGCGCAGCGCTGGTTGCAGTTGGTGACATTGCACTGGTAGCCGTCGCGCGGTTTGACGTAGCACAGGCCGGCCTGCATCACGCGATTGGAATTGCAGGAATTTGCCCCGCTGCCCACGCCATTTCCATACGACGCTTTGGACAGCCAGCAAACGCCGCCCACGTTGGTGTAGCCGTCGCGGCAACTGTCCGGGGCAGACAAAACACAAACATCTGCAATCTTTTGCGTGCAATGCCAGCCGGGCGTGTAGGACAGCGACTGGTCGCTCCAGCACACCGGGCCGACGGGATGGTAGCCGCTGCGGCAGTTGGTGTAGCACAGGGCACCGTCCTTGTACTGGCCGTCGGCACAACCGGGCAGGATGCCGGCGCCACGGTCGTAGGCAGCGGTCTTGTAGCAGAACGGCGTGCTGCTGATCGAGGTCTCGGCCTGGATCCAGTTGACAATCGTCGTGACCTGGCCGGCACTCAAGGTCTGGCCCGGCACATAGGTAGTGGGTTTGTCGGGCACGCCCTGTGGCCAGTTGCTGGCCACGACGCTGCTGGTGCTCCAGTACTGGGCCACATTGCCGGCATCGCAGGTCTCGAGGTCAACGCCGGTCTTGGTCTGGCCCAGGCACAGACCGGTGCTGAGCGACACGATGCTCGAGTTGCTGCCACGCTTCCACTTTTGATTGGCTGCAGGCGGCACACCCGTATCGCCGCAACTTCCCAGACCGACCGCCGCGCCAGCACCTCCCGAAGGCGTCAGGCAAAAGCCGTTCAACACGATGGCGCCCTGGTTGGTGAAGCGAAAGTACTCGCTCTTTGCCGTCCCGGCACATACCGACGCGGTCAGCTTGCTGGCCGACAGCGGCGAGGTGAAGTCGGTCTGCTGCAAACAGCTGCGCGTGCTGCTCTTGACCTGGGTCTTGCTGGGGTCAGTCAGGTCGACGGGCAAGGGGTTGGCCAAGGTCCACTTCTGGTTGGCTGCGGTGGCCGAGCACAGAGCAAGTTCAGCGCTCAGCACGCCCGGACTCCCGCTGCTGAGGCCTGGTTTCACATAGCCCACCAACTGCCATGACAGGCACATGGCCGACAGCGCCCGGCTTTGGGCGAGTTGAAGTCGGTCGCCACCGGGTCGGCTCCAGTAGGTGCTGGTGTTGCCAGTGGAAAGCGCGCCGCTGAAACCGGCCGTCTTGCTCGCAAACAGATTGCCTTGCAAATAGCGCTTGCCGTCGCTGCCGGCCAGATAGACCGTACCGTCAGCACCGAAGACGAAGCGCTGCTCAGCCCCGCCGCAGGTGTTGAGCAGACCGCTGCCGTCCAGGCATTTGCCGTTGCTGCCAACGACGTTGTAGGAGGTATCAGCGGCTTGGGCCGACGCCAAGGCGCTTGCTGCCAACAGCGTGATCAAGAAGCGAGAAAACCAATTCATGGCGATGACTCCGGTGAATGCAATTCGGTG
It contains:
- the ntrB gene encoding nitrate ABC transporter permease, producing MVSAVFHSPREAALEAAAAAKTAPVVVAAKPVESRAPRQPFDWRGLWLQIVPPVLGLALMVGLWALLTLKGGAFPTPAATFDAAVKLFADPFYSKGPNDQGIGWNILFSLQRVALGFGLAALVGIPLGFMIGRFGFLNRMLSPLISLLKPVSPLAWLPIGLLVFKSANPAAIWTIFICSIWPMVVNTAVGVQRVPQDYLNVARVLNLSEWKVMTRILFPAVLPYMLTGVRLSVGTAWLVIVAAEMLTGGVGIGFWVWDEWNNLNVQHIIIAIFVIGIVGLALEQLLMAVARRFSFDD
- a CDS encoding CmpA/NrtA family ABC transporter substrate-binding protein, which produces MSEERRKLLVGGAAAAAGLATSAGAWAAGSDKPEKEEVRIGFIPLTDCASVVMAAALGFDKKYGIKIIPTKEASWAGVRDKLVNGELDMAHVLYGLIYGVHLGLSGAKKDMAVLMTLNNNGQAITLSKKLADKGAVDGASLAKLMATDKREYTFAQTFPTGTHAMWLYYWMAANGINPMKDAKVITVPPPQMVANMRVGNMDGFCVGEPWNHRAIMDGIGITATTTQDIWKDHPEKVLGTTGDFVKKYPNTARAVIMAVLEASRWIDAGLQNKLKMAETIADKAYVNTSVDAINQRILGRYQNGLGKTWDDPNYMKFFNDGAVNFPYLSDGMWFLTQHKRWGLLKEHPDYLAVAKQINQIDLYKEAAAQLKVSVPKDAMRSSKLMDGLVWDGKEPAKYADSFKVRA
- a CDS encoding ANTAR domain-containing protein, with the translated sequence MPHAADTLSPTLRVLLIDDGAHRVQLIRQELARLGCEVVGVIEQATLIHDCVLRLQPDVVIVDSESPTRDTLENLATLNARMPRPVVMFSEDASGDPMRQALSAGVSAYVVAGLTPERLAPVLQVAMARFEQDLALRQQLGKAQAQLAARKTIERAKGVLMTESGLDEDAAYQRMRKLAMDRGVTLADVAQRIIDAQDLLRSI
- a CDS encoding RICIN domain-containing protein is translated as MNWFSRFLITLLAASALASAQAADTSYNVVGSNGKCLDGSGLLNTCGGAEQRFVFGADGTVYLAGSDGKRYLQGNLFASKTAGFSGALSTGNTSTYWSRPGGDRLQLAQSRALSAMCLSWQLVGYVKPGLSSGSPGVLSAELALCSATAANQKWTLANPLPVDLTDPSKTQVKSSTRSCLQQTDFTSPLSASKLTASVCAGTAKSEYFRFTNQGAIVLNGFCLTPSGGAGAAVGLGSCGDTGVPPAANQKWKRGSNSSIVSLSTGLCLGQTKTGVDLETCDAGNVAQYWSTSSVVASNWPQGVPDKPTTYVPGQTLSAGQVTTIVNWIQAETSISSTPFCYKTAAYDRGAGILPGCADGQYKDGALCYTNCRSGYHPVGPVCWSDQSLSYTPGWHCTQKIADVCVLSAPDSCRDGYTNVGGVCWLSKASYGNGVGSGANSCNSNRVMQAGLCYVKPRDGYQCNVTNCNQRCAAGIADCGAAACASNANQCVNTIGNMVVSSAMMIGSFATAGAIGEAKVGVMTAKEAYEAAKTADELAQALAVLSNDIINFLLLSEKNLASISSADIEAKIAARYPRDSADYKHIAREWAARQMLFYTADLIKDLDMIIITAIDPTGIAGVIDAFAKPPCKDHTPMP